The Toxoplasma gondii ME49 chromosome XII, whole genome shotgun sequence genome includes a region encoding these proteins:
- a CDS encoding hypothetical protein (encoded by transcript TGME49_248540) encodes MERRLSLTLSALTSASSATEQRRHLQDIADILGDDTLFSSVDLRAPELWGDLAGCLLAVARQQFSRAFPSPTVSRIGKPRRKPTALCPNDAIAIQKIFNAIETRSTVSSSCSDYAALSSSRSSWRDGASEPCSDNGWGSESESASSSVTAHVELRPHDGSRGCRAEAGRDHRGDSDDFFASFSSSSSFSSSSSSSSFSSSSSFSSSSAEALRPSRQETGRRSGRARERDARSVCSCGSRLRPVAAAVVKELLLLLLACGRKRRATAADGGDWLRPNSGRLRLLQRASQAASQYGETKKRGGSREGESAGDRGWRLEEGDFQRGGKGASLNFRDGDKRSEEGNEEDWNAAADRWEGCFLSILQQLVRNENYLRVLPSDLVKASSSASDSLSRDMRGLEARRGSAHGSRSVSDDGVQLIDGQRYEGSRTWRSSSRLGARNVSFIQLGRVEAPESATESRPLQGVWEDADACRPWKAKREDWREKEISEADSSGHPEDETRHESAEAREPLVVDILLGLLQDDVWVHLDEAAKWNAVCLVRWTLMLTRGTTGRAVLPAFIGDAGSGGIWYMRVVLLDLLLQTIWEAAHHHPGLLGFTRSLLVVRLCESAGAAFASSSSLGLLLPLLRVLGERYVCVLKSLSSLAVSSGRHRASASSLVGHFVALAQALSSLLLLPLYPRLGLNGAMTSEGPADALDETPIGETTMKPSVPLDAHKWRLGDRKGQTARGEKGGRERHEALSRVRDACDTAEERLDCRMLDLPSSPASRAASATTSPSARSRCTSERREEPAMSVEVFKSGDELEGVASVAGDGTESDDYGSEEETSSAWKIPVLSSQLLNHAAIISTLKHAARGPMGLSALPWFSSLFCAVPASHVNDGPMDTCGDLGGTRLETVPSLVALAAPSSSCVTSSLPVSLLLASLSHASAVLDALVQQQMQMTTTVALDSGDSSSLTFSPQFVFASFSRVLQLLLLLLPRALTRGAVPLLLAPPFLPSISTLASHSAALPGRQTSSGVDPGPGIPPLRVFSSALFPPSPWLLELFSVLVLRHPSLMSPSSTDALLRYLLPHVLSPDPKGAGPWRFDAEKTRRPSKSGSRKNTQEEASLAEETGLTEHPMARLWMPYAFARPLPSSSASRASTAWASLASLSLWSLFPLLLRNMARRGTMEDADSAPLQSVRPPSATNSRLLPPDGPVSTLSVPLPRTSVGLPSFGSSPPSLQDSHSVSQTNNPRPSLTRFCDLVYCRSACPSASPLLLSFGTADQCARRTPQSLCSTVSRSPSPSVSAALASDDSTEIPEPMCICKGPREAPAAAGTLVLSPECPMWSDSALPYPLACSVGLLAPAAIYRDRYQTCQSLFIRLLRLSEMSSLSSPLLHSSAPFAAAAEGVPSGLSVGALAPSASSCWQIESRFNDISSLFRFLPLPLVPSLSCPSPLVLLRTSRPSSAATPQCRPSDPGCASRSPRLHRVGWHAVPQQKTEEPEDSLGDDLYSAAVIGLPLATETASLSSRFPERVIGIFYSSHVETTLEFLSLFHVQASGRCRSQRGRHTQDFYARSCSAALPSRSTCANAAPFASASSTASASLDARKFPWETARLLPSVSLSVAVAAASRFLRSLRIASLVLPAELWVAPLARRRPGTSLASGTSRNEPSDDMAMFTTFKSTRKTRRSTEGALSDSASPTSSRVSSSSGSDGSGDRECDRRIRKVGPVGEKDAQRLTASLSGSTRTDAERGPRKRLLWRPLEACAAGCATWLAVECLLGLFLRSLHPQYTSRVSGGFCPAVRRPCTTAESPLPSVASAGDASCVLEPKRKGEQPRRIEARRPHGRNETRSNGRLGRERDVCSSETLSRSDSLDEDKNETSARRSADSDGDSASHQPRGKRKAFDVSRNLLVESQQQREAPGDRSRVRKSQDELNDSSPDPSHVEALWKLWTESFVILQSQGLPSQPVCFACDLAHGADAVPVGRRTHGEGLCFVAEKGQKANDAEAGREKEIWERDAFRVHSGEQAGGYAGDRQEKGPRRNSGASVIPSEKPGVNAGESTGEAMHAGDRRDVRRSEWMSCDGAKATGSRAFGVEWESQRETRLVALESSGSWGPVASPEVTATGSVAYWRLYSFSSSPRLTCMHLQLLASLVVASVSSSVPARTPLDSSCRRGEALSLRLSSFFLNSGRLHETIQGRWTEDNEDEEHARVANAVAGRWSRSSDEDREVCREVSVLSSFSNRNTDTEGRLGTAAAFAETDTEMDAGKSGDVFESSQDALVPSTFTLMRLLLTSLSVFSVFSSAPDSCFCPCSVQLPEAIRGFTDRRGKEEVSPLGSFLCTHNMRGCTTNRKAFDPSTPVKERDLCMQDPGEDRQDNLQARVEFFCQDLCETKSHPTTCGASDKGAGVSVSSFAPLSGTDSSHPAPFHHRPLWAVCVELLHALVAGASASSFLHLEAATRGSEPASSCRTSWESIAATDGDERMSRDGCRSSFLASETDAGERQRQGMSHDHPEGERQELRYGCERLVRPLSSFSSSLSRSPASLEALWARGGGPAIFGQFFECMRIEDPQAQRLAKGEGETFVGRDEAGKRTLSLLDAVASVIAMEASLALLQPIASTAMRGRRFGVSDTPLSNKQTAKCAALFGFNLAPMFGLRFGRTELIVGSYTEPPSPSSPAGHFLKKAMNAKSVLTAVVEIFSEHSPMFGEEMEERDPHTLGPEPLTASCPGGFSVLPAALSVVGQLIAELLALARREQAAVGKAVVDVLASLIVERNAPLLLGREQEKEESDVEDFSGRVVDEASEATRSQASDASKGRGSGMGETETPLTDNDLNGHDGRGDKNKEIWVLSAAAREERHQRQSRKGDGPDLRLQDNKDYQLEPTMAEVSLRLAPSTVCVLLEAFEAADVFRDLLKPSPCHAAVSAGGDEHLTHAAGSRNQFQSSATATDWSHGYIPCGDLVSLLALSAACVGVPDLTGDALWALLQGHDLAAAALNSLHVSHRYLPMSDRAPSMLSASSELPAAPEIVPSLSRHRSGLHQLSRCNLADADGLACNAPALRTGRDKDGEWISEEPRKESGKDWQAGRETVAVVRDVLSTALSRLASPLREALSHVLSMIADHQSLPSVQELCLSHLPFFFVQWLSLRKRVRHAHDSTVGVRTRFEMLEAHALVEEAKASERGGEIEHSRIPELPPKRSSCVQLPLEGYPQVTAISCQQWLGGCLLKLQSEPTGTEKKRVTDEESTLILTFADCHGFFSGLSFLTACEALARCLSPPPQGVPADNPEAASSEACDEEGMDSSHSDAVTRREGHRGVVVSATLSARDAANLGGGNRGRTCWGLGDSSYGATGRGDSARAKVGERGDRNALLDDLGKRRMVPKKPKTMTEKSRKSVDPRRQLGARRGSNPTAWALRQARPVFVNARQEASFYLTVSSAANELLVQNPRHERCLSGALSCHELVSLLFRFFAPFADETAERKETRSQTRRLFNHEELEEKRENPKTKQQVQPIQLLTVLGLVATSATLCDPGAPHALRVVALLSLQNVRPPGGKRLSPSLLSSLSVTSSLSSSFPASYHVGRGNLRGLSTAALSRHAEPGRAEDESEPANELEIEDVERLARMIGCASPSMALITSTVAQISREDDAPALLNL; translated from the exons ATGGAGCGCCGGCTGTCGCTGACGCTCTCGGCGCTGACGTCTGCGTCGAGCGCCACAGAGCAGCGCCGGCATTTGCAGGACATTGCAGACATTCTCGGCGACGAcaccctcttctcctctgtggACCTCCGAGCTCCCGAGCTCTGGGGTGACCTCGctggctgtctcctcgcagTTGCCCGCCAGCAGTTCTCCCGGGCGTTCCCTTCCCCTACCGTCTCTCGGATCGGCAAGCCGCGAAGGAAGCCGACCGCCCTCTGTCCGAACGACGCGATCGCCATTCAAAAGATCTTCAACGCCATCGAAACACGATCGACGGTGTCGTCGTCCTGCTCGGACTACGCTGccctttcgtcttcgcgtTCGTCATGGCGAGACGGCGCTTCGGAGCCTTGCTCGGACAACGGCTGGGGGTCTGAATCGGAGTCTGCCTCCAGCTCTGTGACCGCTCACGTAGAGCTGCGTCCTCACGACGGCAGCCGCGGGTGTCGAGCTGAGGCAGGACGTGACCATCGCGGAGATTCAGATgacttctttgcttctttctcgtcttcctcgtctttctcgtcttcttcgtcttcctcgtctttctcgtcttcctcgtctttctcgtcttcctcggcgGAGGCTCTGAGGCCGAGCCGCCAAGAGACTGGAAGGAGGTCGGGACgcgcgcgggagagagacgcgcgctCGGTCTGTTCCTGCGGCTCCCGACTGAGGCCAGTCGCCGCAGCCGTGGTCAAAgagcttctgctgctcctcctcgcctgtgGACGTAAGCGGCGAGCGACTGCGGCGGACGGCGGCGACTGGCTTCGACCCAACTCCGGCCGCCTTCGGCTGCTGCAGCGAGCTTCGCAGGCGGCTTCGCAGTACGGCGAAaccaagaagagaggcggaagcagagaaggcgaatcTGCGGGGGACCGGGGCTGGCgactcgaggaaggcgacttcCAGAGAGGCGGAAAAGGCGCCTCTCTCAATTTCAGAGACGGGGacaaaagaagcgaagaaggaaacgaagaggactGGAACGCAGCTGCTGACAGGTGGGAAGGATGCTTCTTGTCTATTCTCCAGCAACTCGTGAGGAACGAAAATTACCTTCGAGTTCTCCCCTCGGACCTCGTCAAAG CCTCATCGTCTGCGAgcgactctctctcgcgcgacATGCGCGGCCTCGAGGCGCGGCGGGGATCGGCGCATGGGTCGCGCAGTGTGTCGGACGACGGTGTGCAGCTGATCGACGGCCAGCGCTACGAAGGCTCGAGAACTTGgcgctcgtcttctcgtctggGGGCGCGAAACGTATCTTTCATTCAGCTGGGTCGCGTGGAGGCTCCCGAGTCGGCGACAGAGAGCCGTCCACTGCAGGGAGTCTGGGAGGACGCTGACGCTTGTAGGCCATGGAAGGCGAAACGAGAAGActggcgagagaaggagatcAGCGAGGCCGACTCCAGTGGCCAtccagaagacgagacaagaCACGAGAGtgcggaggcgcgagagccTCTAGTTGTGGATATTCTCCTGGGCCTCCTCCAGGACGATGTGTGGGTCCACCTCGACGAAGCCGCGAAATGGAATGCCGTATGTCTCGTCAGATGGACTCTCATGCTCACGAGAGGCACCACAGGACGGGCGGTTCTTCCGGCCTTCATTGGCGACGCAG GTTCAGGAGGCATCTGGTACATGCGCGTCGTGCTCCTcgatcttcttctgcagaccATCTGGGAGGCTGCTCACCATCATCCAGGCCTCTTGGGGTTCACCAg GTCGCTCCTCGTTGTGCGGCTCTGCGAGTCAGCCGGCGCGGCCTTTGCGTCGTCCTCCTCGCTCGGCCTACTTCTGCCGCTCCTTCGCGTACTAGGAGAGAGATATGTTTGCGTGCTAAAGTCTTTGtcgtctctcgccgtctcgtCTGGGAGGCACCGGGCGTCAGCGAGCTCACTTGTGGGGCATTTCGTTGCTCTGGCGCAAGCCCTCAGCagtctcttgcttctccctctgtacCCTCGGCTCGGTTTGAACGGCGCGATGACATCCGAAGGTCCCGCGGACGCGCTGGATGAGACACCAATCGGAGAGACGACGATGAAACCTTCAGTGCCACTAGACGCGCACAAGTGGCGACTGGGAGACAGGAAGGGCCAGACAGCacggggagaaaaaggaggtcgcgagagacacgaggcGCTCTCAAGAGTCAGGGACGCATGCGATACAGCGGAAGAGCGACTCGACTGCCGCATGCTCGATTTGCCGTCCTCACCAGCGTCGCGAGCCGCGTCGGCCACTACATCCCCTTCGGCTCGTTCGCGTTGCAccagcgagaggagagaagagccagCGATGAGCGTGGAGGTATTCAAATCAGGCGATGAACTCGAAGGAGTCGCTTCGGTCGCCGGAGATGGAACGGAGAGCGACGACTacggcagcgaagaggagacgtcGTCTGCGTGGAAAATTCCTGTTTTGAGCAGTCAGCTTCTCAATCACGCTGCCATCATTTCAACGCTGAA GCACGCCGCTAGAGGCCCCATGGGCTTGTCTGCGCTTCCCTGGTTCTCCTCACTCTTCTGTGCCGTCCCTGCTTCACATGTAAACGACGGTCCGATGGATAC ATGCGGCGATCTGGGAGGAACGCGTTTGGAGACGGTGCCGTCACTTGTTGCCCTCGcagctccttcttcgtcgtgcGTGACCTCTTCgctccctgtgtctcttcttctcgcctcgtTGTCGCATGCGAGTGCCGTCCTCGACGCGCTCGTTCAGCAGCAGATGCAAATGACAACGACAGTCGCTCTGGACTCCGGCGATTCCTCGTCACTCACGTTCTCTCCCCAATTCGTCTTCGCGTCCTTTTCTCGGGTCCTCCagctcttgcttcttcttcttcctcgggcACTCACGCGAGGCGCTGTGCCGTTGCTCCTCGCGCCGCCCTTCCTGCCAAGCATCTCGACGCTCGCTTCGCATTCGGCTGCGTTGCCGGGACGCCAGACCTCTTCCGGGGTAGACCCGGGTCCTGGGATTCCTCCTTTGCGCgtcttttcgtctgcgttgTTTCCACCTTCTCCCTGGCTCCTCGAGCTGTTCTCTGTGCTGGTTCTTCGCCATCCTTCCCTGATGTCGCCATCATCCACCGACGCGCTTCTGCGGTATCTGCTTCCTCACGTCCTCTCGCCTGATCCGAAGGGCGCTGGACCCTGGCGcttcgacgcagagaaaacgcgacggCCGAGCAAAAGCGGGAGTCGAAAGAACACCCAGGAAGAAGCCTCTCTggctgaagagacaggactGACAGAGCATCCGATGGCGCGGCTGTGGATGCCCTATGCGTTTGCTAggcctctgccttcctcatCGGCCTCTCGTGCATCCACAGCCTGGGCGTCCCTCGCATCGCTCTCGCTCtggtctctctttcccctcctGCTGCGAAACATGGCAAGAAGGGGAACTATGGAAGATGCAGACTCGGCGCCTCTCCAAAGCGTACGCCCCCCGTCAGCCACAAACAGCCGTTTGCTTCCCCCAGATGGGCCAGTCTCGACTTTGTCTGTTCCGCTTCCTCGGACCTCTGTAGGACTTCCGTCATTCGGATCGTCTCCACCGAGCTTGCAAGATTCACATTCGGTCTCCCAGACGAACAACCCAAGGCCGTCACTCACGCGTTTCTGTGATCTGGTCTACTGTAGGTCGGCATgtccgtctgcgtcgcccTTGCTGCTTTCATTTGGAACAGCAGACCAGTGCGCGAGACGTACTCCTCAGTCGCTCTGCTCAACGGTGTCTCGAtccccttcgccttcggtATCAGCTGCCCTGGCGAGTGACGACAGTACAGAGATCCCTGAACCAATGTGCATTTGCAAAGGCCCCCGAGAAGCTCCGGCCGCCGCCGGCACCCTAGTCCTATCTCCGGAGTGTCCTATGTGGTCAGACTCGGCTTTGCCATATCCCCTTGCTTGTTCTGTTGGCTTGCTCGCCCCTGCAGCGATCTACAGAGATCGTTATCAAACTTGCCAGTCGCTGTTtattcgtcttctccgtctctcggaaatgtcttctttgtcttcgcctcttctccactcatCTGCTCCGTTCGCTGCTGCGGCGGAGGGCGTTCCCTCTGGGTTGTCTGTTGGCGCATTGGCCCCTTCGGCCTCGTCGTGCTGGCAAATCGAGTCTAGATTTAACGacatttcttctctgttccggTTTCTCCCGCTACCTCTTGTTCCGTCATTGTCTTGCCCGTCTCCCCTCGTCCTTCTCAGAACCAGCAGGCCCTCATCGGCGGCTACCCCACAGTGCCGACCCAGCGATCCAGGGTGCGCATCGCGCTCTCCCAGGTTACACCGTGTCGGATGGCATGCAGTTCCTCAGcaaaagacagaggaacCGGAAGACAGCTTGGGGGATGATCTGTACTCTGCAGCCGTGATAGGTCTGCCTTTAGCAACAGAGACTGCATCACTTAGTTCGCGCTTTCCAGAAAGGGTGATTGGCATTTTCTACAGCAGTCATGTAGAGACCactctcgagttcctctcgctcttccacGTCCAGGCAAGCGGCAGGTGCCGCAGTCAACGAGGGAGGCACACTCAGGACTTCTACGCGCGTTCATGTTCTGCGGCGCTCCCATCTCGTTCGACTTGCGCGAACGCTGCTCCttttgcctctgcttcttccactgcctcggcgtctctggaCGCAAGAAAGTTCCCATGGGAGACGGCAcgccttctcccttcagTCTCGCTCTCGGTCGCTGTGGCGGCtgcctctcgttttcttcgatcGCTTCGCATTGCTTCACTTGTCCTTCCGGCCGAGCTGTGGGTGGCGCCTCTTGCTAGGCGCAGGCCGGGGACTTCGCTTGCCTCGGGTACCTCGCGAAACGAGCCCTCGGACGACATGGCAATGTTCACAACGTTCAAAAGCACAAGGAAAACGCGCAGATCCACAGAGGGCGCTCTGTCGGATTCCGCTTCGCCGACCTCctcccgcgtttcttcctcgtctgggTCGGACGGCTCCGGGGATCGAGAGTGCGACAGAAGGATCAGGAAGGTCGGGCCTGTcggcgagaaagacgcgcAGAGACTCACCGCAAGCCTGAGCGGAAGCACGCGTACGGACGCAGAAAGAGGACCGAGAAAGAGACTCCTGTGGAGACCTCTGGAGGCTTGTGCCGCGGGCTGTGCCACCTGGTTAGCTGTGGAGTGTCTGCTTggcctcttccttcgctcccTCCATCCCCAATACACATCCCGAGTTTCTGGGGGCTTTTGCCCGGCGGTGCGCCGTCCCTGTACAACGGCTGAGTCGCCTTTGCCGTCGGTTGCTTCTGCAGGCGACGCTTCGTGCGTTCTTGAACCAAAACGGAAGGGTGAGCAGCCCAGGCGAATTGAGGCACGCAGACCTCATGGAAGGAATGAAACCAGAAGCAACGGGAGGCTGGGGAGGGAAAGGGACGTCTGCAGTTCGGAGACGCTTTCAAGGTCTGACAGTTTGGACGAAGACAAGAACGAGACATCGGCACGACGGTCggcagacagcgacggcgaTTCGGCTTCACACCAACCGAGGGGAAAGCGAAAAGCGTTTGACGTTTCACGGAATCTGCTCGTAGAAAGtcagcaacagagagaagcgcctggCGACAGAAGCCGAGTCCGAAAGAGTCAAGACGAACTCAATGACTCGAGCCCCGATCCAAGTCACGTGGAGGCTCTTTGGAAGTTGTGGACCGAGAGCTTTGTGATTCTTCAGTCGCAGGGCCTCCCGTCCCAGCCTGTTTGCTTTGCATGCGACCTCGCGCATGGAGCAGACGCTGTGCCTGTTGGGCGCAGAACCCACGGCGAAGGCCTGTGCTTTGTAGCCGAAAAAGGACAGAAGGCCAAtgacgcagaagcaggaagggagaaggaaatctgggagagagacgcgttcAGAGTGCACAGCGGCGAGCAGGCCGGCGGCTACGCGGGAGATAGGCAAGAGAAAGGCCCAAGACGCAATTCTGGTGCCTCTGTGATTCCGAGTGAGAAACCGGGAGTCAATGCCGGCGAGTCCACTGGTGaggcgatgcatgcaggagaTCGGAGGGACGTCCGGAGAAGCGAATGGATGTCTTGTGACGGAGCGAAAGCCACAGGGAGTAGAGCGTTTGGAGTTGAATGGGAAAGCCAAAGGGAGACTCGGCTAGTGGCGCTGGAGAGCAGCGGATCGTGGGGGCCTGTGGCAAGTCCGGAGGTCACCGCAACTGGGTCGGTCGCTTACTGGAGGCTGTACAGCTTTTCCTCGAGCCCGAGACtcacctgcatgcaccttCAGCTTCTGGCCAGTTTGGTGGTGGCATCTGTGAGCAGCTCGGTCCCAGCTCGAACGCCTCTAGACAGTTCGTgtcgaagaggagaagctctGAGTTTacgcctctcctctttctttctgaaCAGCGGGCGGCTACACGAAACAATCCAGGGCCGATGGACAGAAGACAACGAGGATGAAGAGCATGCACGCGTCGCGAATGCAGTCGCAGGCCGATGGAGCCGCAGCAGCGATGAAGACCGTGAAGTCTGTCGTGAGGTTTCTGTcctttcgtcgttttcgaATCGAAACACCGATACTGAGGGACGCCTGGGAACGGCAGCAGCTTTCGCGGAAACAGACACCGAGATGGACGCCGGGAAAAGTGGAGACGTTTTCGAATCTTCACAGGATGCCCTAGTACCTTCGACCTTCACCCTGATGCGTCTTTTGCTCACATCACTCTCagtcttctcggtcttctcctCGGCGCCCGACAGCTGCTTCTGTCCCTGCTCCGTTCAACTGCCTGAAGCTATTAGGGGATTCACAGatcgaagaggaaaagaggaagttTCTCCACTGGGCAGCTTCCTCTGTACTCACAACATGCGTGGATGCACCACAAACAGGAAGGCCTTTGATCCCAGTACTCCAGTAAAGGAGAGagatctctgcatgcaagatCCAGGTGAAGATAGGCAAGACAACCTGCAGGCAAGAGTAGAATTCTTCTGCCAAGATTTATGCGAAACCAAGAGCCATCCGACGACATGCGGGGCAAGCGACAAGGGggcgggtgtctccgtttcctcgttcgctcctctctcgggTACCGATTCGAGTCATCCTGCACCTTTTCACCACCGTCCTCTGTGGGCGGTGTGCGTCGAGTTATTGCATGCACTAGTTGCaggcgcttctgcctcttcatTCCTCCACCTCGAAGCGGCGACCCGTGGCTCGGAACCTGCGAGTTCATGTCGGACGTCTTGGGAGTCCATTGCCGCGACGGATGGCGATGAACGCATGAGCAGGGACGGCTGCCGTTCGTCTTTTCTGGCGAGCGAAACAGACGCTGGAGAACGCCAGCGCCAGGGCATGAGTCACGATCACCCAGAGGGGGAACGCCAAGAACTGCGTTATGGCTGTGAACGCCTCGTTCGTcccctctcctcgttctcgtcgTCGCTATCGCGGTCGCCCGCGAGCCTCGAGGCCCTTTGGGCTCGCGGCGGCGGCCCAGCGATTTTCGGCCAGTTTtttgagtgcatgcgcatcgaAGACCCGCAGGCTCAGCGTCTCgcaaagggagaaggcgagacctTCGTTGGTCGAGATGAGGCAGGCAAACGAACGCTCAGTCTCTTGGACGCAGTGGCGAGCGTGATTGCAATGGAGGCGTCCCTTGCTCTGCTTCAGCCA ATCGCTTCCACGGCTATGAGAGGTCGCAGGTTTGGAGTTAGTGACACTCCGCTCTCGAACAAGCAAACTGCCAAGTGTGCTGCTCTCTTCGGTTTCAACTTGGCGCCCATGTTTGGCCTCCGCTTCG GCCGCACAGAGCTCATTGTGGGCTCGTACACTGAACCaccgtctccgtcgtctcccgCTGGTCACtttctgaagaaggcgatgAACGCGAAGAGCGTTCTCACAGCCGTTGTGGAGATATTCTCGGAACACAGCCCGATGTTTGGggaagaaatggaggagCGCGATCCTCACA CTCTCGGACCAGAACCTCTAACTGCCAGTTGCCCTGGAggtttctctgtccttcccGCAGCTCTGAGTGTGGTGGGGCAGTTGATAGCGGAGCTTCTGGCGCTGGCAAGGCGAGAACAAGCGGCTGTGGGCAAGGCCGTCGTGGATGTTCTCGCCTCTTTGATTGTCGAGCGGAATGCGCCCCTGCTTCtggggagagaacaagagaaggaagagagtgACGTTGAAGACTTCTCGGGAAGAGTCGTCGATGAAGCCAGCGAAGCCACACGCTCCCAAGCGAGCGACGCGAGTAAAGGGAGAGGCTCCGGCatgggagagacagagacaccgctGACGGATAACGATTTGAACGGTCATGATGGAAGGGGAGATAAGAATAAAGAGATCTGGGTCCTCTCGGCTgcagcgcgagaggagagacaccagcGGCAAAGCAGGAAGGGAGATGGACCCGACTTACGTCTCCAAGACAACAAGGACTACCAACTGGAACCCACCATGGCTGAG gtCTCCCTCAGGCTCGCACCCTCGACGGTTTGTGTTTTGTTGGAGGCGTTCGAAGCCGCGGACGTCTTCCGAGACCTCCTGAAGCCC TCGCCTTGTCACGCTGCCGTCTCTGCGGGAGGCGACGAGCAcctgacgcatgcagccgggAGCCGAAATCAATTCCAGAGTAGCGCCACTGCGACTGACTGGAGTCACGGCTACATTCCCTGTGGTgacctcgtctctctccttgctctgTCCGCTGCTTGCGTCGGCGTCCCAGACTTGACAGGAGACGCCCTCTGGGCGCTTCTTCAGGGTCATGATTTGGCGGCAGCAGCTCTCAATTCTTTACACGTATCACACAGGTATTTGCCGATGTCGGACCGGGCTCCCAGCAtgctgtctgcgtcttctgagCTTCCGGCGGCGCCAGAGATCGTCCCCAGTTTGTCTCGCCATCGGAGTGGGCTGCATCAGCTCTCCAGATGCAACTTGGCGGACGCTGATGGCCTCGCCTGCAACGCACCTGCACTACGGACGGGCCGTGACAAAGACGGAGAGTGGATCTCCGAGGAACCTCGGAAGGAGTCGGGGAAGGACTGGCAAGCCGGGAGAGAAACCGTCGCAGTTGTTCGTGACGTTTTGTCGACGGCCCTATCTCGGCTCGCGTCGCCGCTGAGAGAGGCACTTTCTCACGTCCTCTCGATGATCGCAGACCACCAAAGCCTTCCTTCGGTCCAGGAGCTTTGTCTGTCTCACCTCCCGTTCTTCTTTGTCCAgtggctgtctctgcggaAACGAGTCCGGCATGCTCACGACTCCACAGTGGGTGTGAGGACCCGTTTCGAGATGCtcgaagcgcatgcacttgtcgaggaagcgaaagcgTCGGAGCGGGGAGGCGAGATCGAACACTCTCGG ATTCCAGAACTACCTCCAAAGAGGAGCAGCTGCGTTCAACTCCCTCTCGAAGGATACCCGCAAGTGACGGCTATATCTTGCCAGCAGTGGCTAGGTGGGTGTTTGCTCAAGTTGCAAAGTGAACCAACGGGgacggaaaagaagcgagtAACAGATGAAGAGTCAAC GCTGATTCTTACCTTCGCAGACTGCCACGGATTCTTCTCAGGACTCTCTTTCCTCACTGCGTGCGAGGCTCTCGCTCGATGTCTGAGTCCACCTCCGCAAGGAGTCCCGGCTGACAATCCTGAG GCAGCCTCCTCAGAAGCGTGTGACGAAGAAGGCATGGACTCGAGCCACTCAGACGCGGTGACAAGGCGAGAAGGGCATCGTGGTGTTGTTGTCAGTGCGACGCTGAGCGCTCGCGATGCAGCGAACCTGGGCGGAGGCAACAGGGGAA GAACTTGTTGGGGGCTTGGAGACAGCAGTTACGGAGCGACcggacgcggagacagtgcGAGAGCCAAGGTGGGCGAACGCGGCGATCGGAACGCCCTCTTGGATGATTTAGGGAAGCGACGAATG GTCCCCAAGAAACCGAAGACGATGACGGAGAAGTCCAGGAAGTCGGTGGATCCTCGGCGTCAGCTCGGCGCTCGGCGGGGCTCAAATCCGACG GCGTGGGCGCTGCGCCAGGCGCGCCCTGTCTTCGTCAATGCAAGGCAAGAGGCCTCGTTCTACCTTACGGTCTCTTCAGCTGCAAACGAGCTGCT AGTGCAAAATCCCCGGCACGAGAGATGCCTGAGTGGCGCCTTGTCCTGCCACGAACTggtttctcttttgtttcgGTTTTTCGCTCCCTTCGCCGACGAGACAGCGGAGCGAAAGGAGACTCGAAGTCAGACCCGGCGGCTCTTCAATCACGAAGAgctcgaagaaaagagagagaatccCAAGACCAAACAGCAAGTCCAGCCCATTCAGCTCCTCACGG TGCTCGGCTTGGTGGCCACCAGCGCAACGCTTTGCGATCCTGGAGCGCCTCACGCGCTGCGAGTCGTCGCCCTCCTGTCCCTTCAGAATGTGCGGCCTCCGGGAGGGAAGcgtctttcgccttctttgctttcttccctgtctgtcacctcttcgctttcttcttcttttccggcATCATACCACGTCGGACGCGGAAACCTGAGAGGCCTCTCGACTGCCGCGCTGAGTCGACATGCCGAGCCGGGGAGAGCCGAAGACGAGTCCGAACCGGCCAACGAACTCGAGATTGAGGATGTCGAAAGACTGGCACGAATGATTGGCTGTGCATCGCCTTCCATGGCTCTCATAACTTCGACAGTGGCTCAGATcagcagagaggacgacgcGCCGGCCCTTCTGAACTTGTGA